The genomic segment ACTGATTTAACAAGACATTTGTATTCAGCTAATGAATGAAATTTCAAATTAATACAATATGATTAATAAATACTCAAAAGCAAaaacttgctctctctctcgcaaacaaacagtcacacacaaaaacatattggcattttcatcatttaataaattaattaaataaataaaaatcactattttaatttagttcaatttcattttatttgcataGCTCAGTGTCACAAATACAAGTTTAAAGGGCTTAAAAggcataaaacatattaagaaATAAGGTAACTTAACAattaatacaataataaatatgttaagctgaataaatatttaaattgcaCATTAAAAGGGGGTGTACCAGTAAGTACAGTGGGTGGTATAGTGGTTGAGAGGcacaaattattttaaaataaatcttttactttgaaattatTGTAATCCTGTAAAACCGAGCAACAAGATGCCAGAAGTCATCATAAAACCAATGTTGTTGAATAAAGAGAATTACAAATCTCTACAGAATAATACttttattcttctgttttttcctatctttattattattattattattattgttatttatttatttatttatttatttagtagtattagtattagtatttTCTCTATTTTGGATAAATGTCAATATGCTACAATTTCCACAAACCACATGCACTGAAAAGGGTTTTGCAACAAACCAAAAAGTTGGGATGTGCTGTCATAGTGAAGTATAACTGCATAAATAAGAGTGCCTTGCAGCACATGGATGTCAACACATTCATAAGAAAAGATTAGTAAAATTCAATAGGTTAAAATTGGTCTCAAAGCCCtaaacaataatatttttatggTTAAAAATCTAAAGAGAGGAATAAGCCTAAACAGAGCACTCTGTTATTTCATGTGAGTCTGGTTTAAAAAGTtaggatgctgtgtaaaatgtaagtaGAAACAGAATGCAAGGATATGCAAATCTTATCAAcccacattttatttaaatggagcatagaaaacatatcaaatgtttaaactgagacataccttttaataaaaatattgtcACATTTTGAATTCGATGGCAGCAAAATGAGTAAAAAAGTTATTTGCAGTGTTTACCACTGCATAGCATCCCCTCTGCTTTAAACATTTGGGAACAgaggagaccagctgctggagtttTGAGAGAGGAATGTTGTTCCAGTTTTGTCTTATACaggattctagctgctcaacagtcctgaatcatcatcatcatattttttttattcacgaTGTAGCAAATGTTTTCAACTGGTGAAAGGCTCAGCACCTGGATTACTTTACTGTGAAACCATGCTGCTGTAATAGATCCACTATGTGGTTTAGCTGgcttgctgaaatatgcaagacTTTCCCTGAAAAATGTTATTGACTGGATTGGAGCATATGTAGCTCTAAATCATGTATACATCTTTCAGCACTTTACAGATGTGCAAGCTGCCAATTACATAGGCACTGATGCATGCCCATACTGTCACAGATGAAGGCTTTTGACCTTCATCTCCCTCTTCTTTAACCTGGAGAACGCAGCCTCCatcttttcaaaaaatgcctcgtAAAAACACTTTTCCACTTTGTCCGTTTTCAAAAGCACTTTGCATGAGAGAAAATCCCAGTGTTTCTGAGTTATGTTCACGTATGGCCACTTCTTTGTATAGTAGAGCTTTAACCTGTATTTGTGTATGGCACAGTGAAATTTAATAATACAAAAGGATGTGACCTTGGAAGCAAGGTCCAAGGTCAGACGCATCCAAAATTGAATTCAGCCTTTTCTTATGCGCATAGCGATTTATCAGTATTCTCTGaatcttttaatgatattcAAGATCTTCTCAATTTTAACATTATTATTAGGAACATTATTCTAAATTAGTTCCATAATTTGTAGATACAGTTTACAAAATGAAACTCTGGCTCTCTAAGATGTATTTTTTCTACCCAGTCACATTACTGACCagttaccaattaacctaattagttgcaaaatgttcctcAAGCTGTCTCGTTTTAGTACCACTTACTTTTCTACACTTTTGTTGCCCCTATTCCAACTATTTTGAGACATGTCattgccatcaaattcaaaataaggaaatatttttaatgaagtAATAAATGTGTGAtaaatgtatcattttaaacatttaattttttaatatgGTTTAGTGTGactaaaatatgggtttatgatATTTTCAAACCATTGAATTCTGTTTTTACTCACACTTTACACACTGTGCCAACATGATATGATATTGGGGTTGTACATTGCTATTTGACCTGCACATGACCTGTTTGATGAGTCAGACAACATTAAACCTCAAGATAGACATTCTGTTATGGCAAATGTGTGTATACTTGTAGTGTGGAATCTGAATGATTATtgtgtatgtttatgttttttatgaTAATATAATCCATTTTGTTGTTATCGTCAACCTGTAAAAGATTTACTATTCAttctattttacatttaaattgttTCTAACATTTAGATTTCAGACCAGTATTATTGCCTaacatgtctttcattttgttcttatcttaaaaaaacagacagactGTACTAATGTAGGACAGCACTGGCATAGtcagcttctttttttgtacTATTTCCCTGTAACTCATGTGTTTACCcacatttttaactgttttccagagTACTCAGAACCACAGTGTAACTGCACCACCAGCACATGCTCCATGTTTGCCACCAGCCTCTACTATCTCTACCCCTTCAATATTGAATACCACATCTTTGTTTCTGTCTTGCTTTTTGTGATGTGGAGAAATATTGGGCGCACCATTGACCTCACTTCAAACCATAAAAGGCAGGTTGGCAAAAACCCAGGCTTGATCTTAGGTCCTCTTGTGGGTCTACTTGCCCTGGCCAGTACTATCGGGATACTGGTGGTCTATGTTACTCATGTAGAGAAGTCAATCCAAATGCGAAGATCAGCCGTTTCCATGTTCTATATTTATGCCATTGTCATGCTGACGGTCATGTGCATCGCCGGTGCTTCGGGTCTGCTCATATACCGAGTGAACCACATGCCGCTGGACACCTCCAAGAACCCGTCAAGACAGCTAGATGCGGAGGTGCTGTTTGGATCCTCCATTGGCTCCTGGCTCATGTCATGGTGCAGCATAGTGTCTGTGCTAAGCACCGAAAGCAACCCTCCTTACCGCTGGACAAATTTAGTCTACTCTCTGTTTATTGTGTTGGAGAAATACGTCCAGAATCTGTTCATCATAGAGTCTTTGTATCGCCAGCAAGAGGATGGAGAGAGGCAGGACCCAGAGTTACCAGCTGCTCCAGAAGTCTTCTCGGTCACTTCCTCTCTCGCTCCGCCGTACAATGGCATCATCAACCGAACTTTTGAATCACCAGACAGGAGCTGTGTCACAACTGAGAGCGAGCAGGAGGAGAGTGAGCAGGTGTACGGATGCCCACGGAAACTTTCAGATGTGCCAGCACCTGTGGGAAACGAAACAGTGGAACGCCCAAATATAAAGAGGCAGATCCTGAAGAATATTGCCGTTTTCCTTATTATGTGTAACATTTCGGTAAGCACTGGTTAATCGGTCTGTGATGATTAGTTTTCTAATTAGTGGAGCTGATGTAAATGTCTATCAACCATTTTAAACTGAATTTGGTTAAGTGTATATTTACCCATCTAAATTTGACGttagcatttctttttttagtagGATAACTCCCAAAAGCCAGAAGTTattgtttgttcattttaatcTTCTGTACTTAATATATTTGCATTAACGTTTAATTCAATTCCCATATTGGTAAATCCAAAGAGGGGTTCCATGGCAATCACCCTCATTTTAATATGCTTAAGCCCTATCTAAACCCACATTTGTATTGTTTTTGGTTTCGTTTCACTACTTTTATCAACAACAGATACAAAACTCTGAGAATCCATTGAATGCAATGTGACGTGTAACAGTTTTTACTTATTATTAACTAAAAGTGAGGAGCTTTAGCTTGTGGTGAAGGTAGTGGAGCACTGACATATTGTCCTCAGGAGTGAAGGTAGCCAAAGTAAAAGGAGTTGTAATGGAGACTAATTAGAGCTGTTTTGGGAAACTAATTTGCAAATATAATAGTATGAACTGGCAACTTTAAGCCTTATAAAATGACACTGTTCTGTTTCTACCTTGTTGTTCTGCTCCAAAGTAGCTAAAAGTATATGAATTCAGGTGTATGTAATTAgagctctctcttttttcatttcagctgTGGATTCTTTCTGCCTTTGGCTGCAGGCCACAGTACGACAACGGACTGGAAGAGGAGACATACGGCTTCAGCATATGGAGCACAGTTCTCAATTTTGCCATCCCTTTGAACCTTTTCTATCGCATGCATGCAGTCGCCTCCCTCTTCGAGGTGTTCTCCCGAGTCTGACAAAATAGCAGATGACTGACAATGCCAACACGCACACGAACACTTGTCACCACCGGCTCTCAAGAGTGTGTCACAGCGCAGGTCAACCATTCAGGAGGCAGTTTGGATCACAGTCCAACAGACTTGAAAGTAATCTGTGGAGACAAACGTTGATCCCTCACTGTGGGGATTGCAGAGGAGGACAAACCTATTAGACCTGGTTCCTTAAAAGAATTAGCTTGTGTAATGCAAGGGTTGTTAAAGCTagtgatgaaaaaaatatttggttttATAAATTTAGAAAGGGTGCTTTATACTTTTTATATTGTAGTAACATTACAGTGGGGTTTCTAACAGGTGGATCATGTACAATATATGCTTTAGCTGACATACACTTTATGTATTATTTCATATTAGTGACTGAAAACATAATTACTATTGTAAAATAACAGCCTACCAACATGATTACCATATATAAAAAGACTGCAGAGGAACTACATAAACACTCATTAGTCTCAATATCCAATAGTACTGTATTTAACAGCCACAAGCTCAGCGGTGTGCCACCTGACCCTTACTTTATCTGCATTTAAAATGTTCATACTTTACATGGATAAGGTTCTCATTTGCTTGCCTAAGTAGTTAGGTTAGTGAACACTTAAGCTGTAAGTGCCAATCTAAgcacaacaaattaaatcatCTTTTGAGTTGGATATTAGTTCTCAGATGTAGCACTTAATTCCCTCTCTCAGCCATTTAAGGTTCCTCAGTGTCTCACTGCGTTCTCATTTGCTGCTCTGTTGAACTAATCAAGAAGTTGTGTTGAAAAAGGCTTCTCTTCTGGACCTTGATAACACTGAACTAATGTGCATTAACAGGATTGTGCTTAAGGACGGGATTTTTGCAAAACAAACTGTTGCAGTGACAACTGCTGCATGGCACCGTGGACTGATGTTTACATCTGAAGAACCAGCAATAAAAACCATCacattgacataaatgacaacACTTGCTTCTCTTCTATTAAAAGCACAGATATATAATAGTACTGTACAAGTTTGTATCAGATCACCAAATAATTTCAGACATTCAGCAGGTTATGTGCCAATATGTGCCAAGTTgtgcaaaatgttttgttttgcagatttttcTGCCATCTTAGTAAATACTGTTATACTGACCAAAATCGTTTAGAGGGTGTGCTATGATTTTGTGAAATTTCAGTTAAATGGTGCTATTGAGAAATGATGTGTAAAGTTAGTGGTGATTTCATATCTTTTTCCTgttgaaataaacagaaactatCTTTATGTCATTTCGTGTTGCTTAACCTGCTACACACTCTGTTCACTCTTCAATAAAAGTCTGAAAGGGTAACAGATGCAGTGTGCCTGCGTACCACAGGATGGCGCAACGTATTTATGTCTTTTCTTGAGACTGCTTTGGGCTATCCAAATGATACTGCCTGATAGTCTTCATTTAAATGACTGCTTTACGATTTCTTAAAAAATGCACGACAAAGTTAAGATAGATTTAGATTTGAAGACATACAAAGTTGCAAAGCATACCAACAGCAACGAAGAACTGCACAACTGTGCTTCTATTTGTGACTTCAAAATAGAAGTCCTTATAGTTTGGTGTTAAACTGGAAATAGTAATCCGCAAAAACACACTTTGCGAAATATCAGTCATCTTTTGCAGTGACCTCCACACCAACCCGTCTATAGATAACATAGTAACGTGTGATATCTGCGTAAAAAGTAAATGCAGTGTCGGACACAGGTTGTCTCCTGAAATGGCATCACGAGCTTATGTTTATGCTACTTCAGAGAATATGGCATCGGGCGTCGGGGGATGATTTTAACGTTGTGTCAGAACGATTTGACAGGCAGGCGGAGGCGTCTAAAAATATCCGTGACGTTTCAAAGCCGGAAACGGCGCGTCTGCTGCACAGGCACACGACGACGCAGAGCAGCTCCCGGCCTAACATGCCCCCTaagagtgtgaatgtgactCACCTGTTCGGACAACTCGGTTAAATGGGTGGGTTATGACCTTCAGTCGCTGCCGTCGGGAGACAAAAgaaccgaaaaaaaaaaaaagaaaagatgaaagaattctTCCATAGTTGAAAATTATCGAAGTAGCCTGAAAGTATCGAAGTAGCCTGTCATAATACCTAAAGATTTGTTAGATgggttttattattttcattattcacTGAAATTTttacatagatagatagatagatgaggTTCTCAGCTTTCAGCACCACGGACAGTTCTGCACTGTTAGACTACGAGTGGGGCTCCGTTCTTTCAATGTCACTTCATGGGCGTATGTTGTGCTTTTGTGTGTATACTATAGATTGTAAATGCACTCTCTGGACTTTTAATGAAGTTTAATCTtggacagaaatgcacaatgTTGTCTCTCTGAAGTCTGCCGTAATAATAGGGCTCAAATATAAACCAGGCTATAACACTATCCATAACTGGACAAAAACCCGCGGCTGATAGGAAGTTTGTAATTGCTCTCTTTggagtatacacacacacacacacacacacacacacacacacacacacacacacacacacacacacacacacacacacacacacaaaaaaatccctgaaaatgcCGAAGTCTTCCTTCCTCTCTACCCAGTCCCGACGCAGTGGACTGCTGTGCGTAACATGCACGTGTTACGCACGGCAGTGTCAGTGTATGCGCACAGCCCTGGTTAAGTTAGTGTGTTGGGACTCCCTCCTTACCCACGCTACGCTCAGGATATCTTGTGCAGAAAGCTTCAAAGTGGAAGCCAGGTCAGACGATCCGACCGTAAAGGCTGCAACATGCGCCCGCCACTACGTGCTGCGTTTCAGCCCCTCAGCGCACCTGACACGTCGCCTGGCTCACTTTTAACGCGTGCAATTGTCTCGTCCCGTCTGTTTCGCACTCCACATGAGGCTGGCAGCCAGGCTGATCATTGGGGACAAAACGATGGCTGGCCGATAACTGAGCCCGTCCCCGCGCACGGAGCAATGGACTTCAGTTTTACTTGAAAAGGCAAATGGAGAATCCAGCAAAGTATCTCTCGTCAGTGCAGGGTATTGACTCTGCGCGGGCACCCCTTGGAGAGATTATGTGGAACAGCACTGAAACTGAGGCAAAAAGCGACGGGAGAAGGGATATGGTGGCACGCACAGTGACGGGCTGTCTACTTTCTCTGCTTATCCTATGGACCCTGCTGGGGAACATCTTGGTCTGTTCCGCGGTGCTGCGCTTTCGGCACCTACGGACCAAAGTCACCAACATTTTCATCGTGTCCCTAGCGCTGTCGGATTTATTCGTGGCCGTCCTGGTGATGCCCTGGAAAGCCGTGGCAGAAGTAGCTGGCTATTGGCCGTTTGGCACTTTCTGTAATGTGTGGGTTGCTTTTGATATTATGTGCTCCACCGCCTCCATCCTTAACCTCTGCATTATCAGCGTGGATAGATACTGGGCCATCTCCAGTCCCTTCCGCTACGAGAGGAAAATGACCCAGCGAGTTGCCTTTGTTATGATTAGCATCACATGGACGTTGTCTGTGCTCATTTCATTCATACCGGTCCAGCTAAACTGGCACAAAGCCAGCGGTGACGACATGGTTGGGGCGCACAACTCTTCCACAAGTAGGCAGGTAGAGGAAAACTGCGACTCCagtctgagcagagagtatGCGATATCCTCCTCCTTGATAAGTTTTTATATCCCAGTGGCAATTATGATTGTAACATATACCAGGATATATCGGATTGCGCAAATACAAATTAGAAGAATAGCCTCTCTGGAGAGAGCGGCAGAACATGCGCAAAGTTGCAGGACCAACAGAATAGAGTGCCAACACCACAACACACTGAAAACGTCGATTAAACGTGAAACCAAAGTGTTCAAAACTCTGTCGGTGATCATgggtgtctttgtgtgttgctGGCTACCTTTCTTCGTTTTAAATTGCATGGTCCCGTTCTGCGACAGGCCGGCGGCAGACCGGGATGCGGGTCTTCCGTGCGTAAGCGAGACGACCTTTGACGTCTTCGTGTGGTTCGGCTGGACCAACTCCTCCCTGAATCCCATCATTTACGCCTTCAACGCTGAGTTCAGGAAGGCCTTCGCCAGCCTCTTGGGCTGCCGCTATTTCTGCTCCAACACGCCAGTGGAAACTGTTAACATCAGCAACGAGCTGGTGTCGTATAACCAAGATACCCTCATCCACAAAGAAATCGCGAACGCTTATGTGAATATGATCCCCAATGTCGTTGAATGTATCGAGCATGAGGAGACTTTCGACAGGatttcacaattttctcacaACCACGAAAACGCCACCGACTCGGTTTGTGACCTGGAGGACTGCGAGGCAGACATCAGCCTTGACAGGATGTCACCATTCACACCCAATGGATTACACTGACTCCACACCTTGTCTCTCCCCGTGCGTAACTGGATGTATTGATAATAATTTCATTGTTCACTCAGCTGTTTGCCTCTTCACAGGAGGTTTCTGTGCAGCAGCCCTTGCTTCTGGTTTCAGGGCTGTCTTGGAACCCTCTAACGGACACTTAAGCAGGGGCATGTCTCTGCAGCCACAAGGCCAACCTGACATGAAATGTGATGTTGTCTTGTTGTCTGAAACAAATTTGATGTGTAGGTGTTTATTTAAATGACAAGTGAAGTCTGTGTTCCTTTGTTGAAGGTTCAGTGTTGCTAAAGCTGTTGTTTACTCAGAGGTTTTAATGGCATCATCATCTAATGTCCATCATCACTGAGGGAAAGTGTTTGTAAAAACAAGACTCTTTGCTGCTTAATAACTTCATGTGTATCCAGTGTTCGCCTTTCCACTGAGTATGAAAACTGGGGGAAAGCCTTACAGACAGTGAAACCAAGACAGTCAAATGCAGTCATTTCAGCGCCTTATAGCTTATTTAAATAACAGCTTTGAGACATAAAAGGAATGTGTCCTATAGAATTGAAGTTACACGATGCCAAAATGCAGTATTAAAGCGTTTTGCCACTGCACCCACCCCAGTGACTCTTTCAACATGCCTGGATGATAAAAATCACATAATCTAATgctataaatacaaaaaaaggggAATCTGTGTGCATGTGACTATGAATCATCGGAGTAATTTCAACAATTAAAACTGTTACTACTTTTTGTGATCATTTATTTCTCATTGAGGCCAAAACTACTGTAATGCTTCTGCTTTATGAGCCCGATTCAACTCTGACTGAAATAACTAAAAGGAGAAAGATTGACCAAAGACTTCAAGGAGAGCATTGATAGACACAACAAGGGTACAGTGTCATGTCAGCTAGAGGAAATGTTACTATAGAAGCCTAAATACATGTGAGGCCACTGGCCCAACACAACTGGATGTCATGCATCACCTCTCCCACATTTCTCTCTTATCTTTGTACTGTACAGATGACCTGATCTGAATGTATACTACTGTCCTTTAAACAGTGAAGTGTGTCATCATTTGTCTAATAAAATGCTGTCATGCTGAGAGCATCAGAGTGAGCT from the Oreochromis aureus strain Israel breed Guangdong linkage group 5, ZZ_aureus, whole genome shotgun sequence genome contains:
- the otop1 gene encoding proton channel OTOP1; the protein is MVEPNGLDIMCLNKYRNSSSSSSSSEQDKKIFSKLKLSLSEDYPKKNAEFLSGQYGTNLLLIGAALMLAIANKNPSVKEEDLRSFTTCLMILQLLWMMWYILVRDRQKSAPPEKDVHATSGWIRGGLTLLALLSLIMDAFRIGQYVGFQPCVSAVLVVFPVIHATHTMAQVHFLWFHIKDVIKSFETFERFGVIHAVFTNILLWCSGVMSEAEHFLNNHKRRLSALGLINLTTEYSEPQCNCTTSTCSMFATSLYYLYPFNIEYHIFVSVLLFVMWRNIGRTIDLTSNHKRQVGKNPGLILGPLVGLLALASTIGILVVYVTHVEKSIQMRRSAVSMFYIYAIVMLTVMCIAGASGLLIYRVNHMPLDTSKNPSRQLDAEVLFGSSIGSWLMSWCSIVSVLSTESNPPYRWTNLVYSLFIVLEKYVQNLFIIESLYRQQEDGERQDPELPAAPEVFSVTSSLAPPYNGIINRTFESPDRSCVTTESEQEESEQVYGCPRKLSDVPAPVGNETVERPNIKRQILKNIAVFLIMCNISLWILSAFGCRPQYDNGLEEETYGFSIWSTVLNFAIPLNLFYRMHAVASLFEVFSRV
- the drd5a gene encoding D(1B) dopamine receptor, with product MENPAKYLSSVQGIDSARAPLGEIMWNSTETEAKSDGRRDMVARTVTGCLLSLLILWTLLGNILVCSAVLRFRHLRTKVTNIFIVSLALSDLFVAVLVMPWKAVAEVAGYWPFGTFCNVWVAFDIMCSTASILNLCIISVDRYWAISSPFRYERKMTQRVAFVMISITWTLSVLISFIPVQLNWHKASGDDMVGAHNSSTSRQVEENCDSSLSREYAISSSLISFYIPVAIMIVTYTRIYRIAQIQIRRIASLERAAEHAQSCRTNRIECQHHNTLKTSIKRETKVFKTLSVIMGVFVCCWLPFFVLNCMVPFCDRPAADRDAGLPCVSETTFDVFVWFGWTNSSLNPIIYAFNAEFRKAFASLLGCRYFCSNTPVETVNISNELVSYNQDTLIHKEIANAYVNMIPNVVECIEHEETFDRISQFSHNHENATDSVCDLEDCEADISLDRMSPFTPNGLH